A single window of Microbispora hainanensis DNA harbors:
- a CDS encoding lactate utilization protein B: MSVTFLGMPADRPFPRNAARAVRDSQLRFNLRKATRTIRARRASVVAEAPDWAELREAGRAIKEHTLRNLDEYLVRLEESVTAAGGHVHWAADATEANRIVAGLVKATGETEVVKVKSMVTQEIGLNEALLEQGITAYETDLAELIVQLGDDRPSHILVPAIHRNRAEIREIFAEHMSGWGRPAPEDLTDEPAALAEAARLHLRERFLKTKVAISGANFAIAETGTLVVLESEGNGRMCLTLPRTLISVVGIEKVLPTWRDLEVFLQLLPRSSTGERMNPYTSMWTGAAEGQEFHLVLLDNGRTGVLADEVGRQALRCIRCSACLNVCPVYERVGGHSYGSVYPGPIGAILTPQLRGMGSELDRSLPYASSLCGACYEVCPVAIDIPSVLVDLRSRARHPWPERAGMAAAGWVLERSGRLARLQRAGARLRRLVPRRLPGPLGGWTDTRDLPEVPKESFRDWWDRTDGGRR, translated from the coding sequence ATGAGCGTCACCTTCCTCGGCATGCCGGCGGACCGTCCCTTCCCCCGCAACGCCGCGAGAGCCGTACGGGACTCGCAGCTGCGGTTCAACCTGCGCAAGGCGACCCGGACGATCAGGGCACGGCGGGCGAGCGTCGTCGCGGAGGCGCCCGACTGGGCCGAGCTGCGCGAGGCCGGCCGTGCGATCAAGGAGCACACGCTCCGCAACCTGGACGAATACCTGGTGCGGCTGGAGGAGTCCGTCACGGCGGCCGGGGGCCACGTGCACTGGGCCGCCGACGCCACCGAGGCCAACCGGATCGTCGCCGGCCTGGTGAAGGCCACGGGCGAGACCGAGGTCGTCAAGGTCAAGTCGATGGTCACCCAGGAGATCGGCCTCAACGAGGCGCTGCTCGAGCAGGGCATCACGGCGTACGAGACCGACCTGGCCGAGCTCATCGTGCAACTGGGCGACGACCGGCCCTCGCACATCCTCGTCCCGGCGATCCACCGCAACCGCGCGGAGATCCGCGAGATCTTCGCCGAGCACATGTCCGGCTGGGGGCGGCCCGCCCCCGAGGACCTGACCGACGAGCCCGCCGCGCTGGCCGAGGCGGCCCGGCTCCACCTGCGCGAGCGCTTCCTCAAGACCAAGGTCGCGATCTCCGGGGCCAACTTCGCGATCGCCGAGACCGGCACGCTGGTCGTGCTGGAGTCCGAGGGCAACGGCCGCATGTGCCTCACGCTGCCGCGCACCCTGATCAGCGTGGTCGGCATAGAGAAGGTGCTGCCGACCTGGCGCGACCTGGAGGTCTTCCTGCAACTGCTGCCCCGCAGCTCGACCGGGGAGCGGATGAACCCCTATACCTCCATGTGGACCGGCGCGGCCGAGGGCCAGGAGTTCCACCTCGTGCTGCTCGACAACGGCCGCACCGGCGTGCTCGCCGACGAGGTGGGGCGGCAGGCGCTGCGCTGCATCCGCTGCTCGGCCTGCCTCAACGTCTGCCCGGTGTACGAGCGGGTGGGCGGCCACTCGTACGGGTCGGTCTATCCCGGGCCGATCGGGGCGATCCTGACGCCGCAGCTTCGCGGCATGGGCTCCGAGCTGGACCGCTCGCTGCCGTACGCCTCCTCGCTGTGCGGCGCGTGCTACGAGGTCTGCCCGGTGGCCATCGACATCCCGTCCGTACTCGTGGACCTGCGTTCCCGGGCCCGCCACCCCTGGCCGGAGCGCGCCGGGATGGCGGCGGCCGGATGGGTGTTGGAGCGGTCGGGACGGCTCGCGCGCCTGCAGCGGGCCGGGGCACGGCTGCGTCGGCTCGTGCCCCGCAGGCTCCCCGGGCCGCTCGGCGGCTGGACCGACACCAGAGACCTCCCCGAGGTGCCGAAGGAGTCGTTCCGCGACTGGTGGGACCGCACGGACGGAGGACGCCGATGA
- a CDS encoding Vms1/Ankzf1 family peptidyl-tRNA hydrolase — protein sequence MRLDFIRGLYERSGPYASVYVDTDRSSEGTANVVQRRWAQLRERLAEEGAPASALDPIGELMSDPAWAAPGRAVFAVEGEVVFTEALRHRPRRQTARWSPLPHVVPLLAQRGEHVPHIEVLADRAGGDVAVVADGRRRELTVEVADPTRPLQKTGQGGWSQANFDREVEEGWRRNAVALAEVVEKEAHRIGAEVVVLAGDPKARGLVTDHLGKDVVRRLTVAEHGSRAPGADLDHFRREVEEACRAWIERRCEELLNTYASGNAVAGLAETARALRDRRVAVLLMHDDPSSTAMMWIGPEPTHLSTDPAELAAWGVEEPMRERADAALARAVAATDAELWFVPRLESPDGIGALLRF from the coding sequence GTGAGACTGGACTTCATCCGCGGGCTGTACGAGCGCAGTGGCCCGTACGCCTCGGTATACGTCGACACCGACCGGTCCTCCGAGGGCACGGCCAACGTCGTCCAGCGCCGGTGGGCGCAGCTCAGGGAACGGCTCGCCGAGGAGGGAGCGCCCGCCTCCGCGCTCGACCCCATCGGCGAGCTGATGTCCGATCCGGCGTGGGCCGCGCCCGGGCGCGCGGTCTTCGCCGTGGAGGGCGAGGTCGTGTTCACCGAGGCGCTCCGGCACCGTCCGCGCCGGCAGACCGCACGCTGGTCGCCGCTGCCTCACGTGGTGCCGCTGCTCGCGCAGCGCGGCGAGCACGTGCCGCACATCGAGGTGCTGGCCGACCGGGCCGGAGGCGACGTCGCGGTGGTGGCCGACGGGCGGCGGCGCGAGCTGACGGTGGAGGTGGCCGACCCGACCCGGCCGCTCCAGAAGACCGGCCAGGGCGGCTGGTCGCAGGCCAACTTCGACCGGGAGGTCGAGGAGGGCTGGCGCCGCAACGCCGTGGCCCTCGCCGAGGTGGTGGAGAAGGAGGCGCACCGCATCGGCGCGGAGGTCGTGGTGCTCGCCGGCGATCCCAAGGCCCGCGGGCTCGTGACCGACCACCTCGGCAAGGACGTCGTACGGCGGCTGACGGTGGCCGAGCACGGCAGCCGGGCCCCGGGCGCCGACCTGGACCACTTCCGGCGGGAGGTCGAAGAGGCCTGCCGGGCCTGGATCGAGCGGCGCTGCGAGGAGCTGCTGAACACGTACGCGTCGGGCAACGCCGTGGCGGGCCTGGCGGAGACGGCACGCGCGCTGCGCGACCGGCGGGTGGCCGTGCTGCTGATGCACGACGACCCGTCCTCCACGGCCATGATGTGGATCGGCCCAGAGCCCACGCATCTGTCGACCGACCCTGCGGAGCTGGCCGCCTGGGGGGTCGAGGAGCCCATGCGGGAACGCGCGGACGCCGCCCTCGCACGGGCGGTGGCCGCGACCGACGCCGAGCTCTGGTTCGTCCCGAGGCTGGAGTCTCCCGACGGGATCGGCGCGCTGCTGCGCTTCTGA
- a CDS encoding (Fe-S)-binding protein, producing the protein MRVALFVTCVNDTLFPDTGRAVVRLLRRLGVEVDFPRAQTCCGQMHANTGYRDEAVRLARRSVAALRGYDAVVVPSGSCAAMIREQYPKLAGSSGPFADAVAQVVPKTYELTEFLIDVLGTTDVGAYFPHRVTYHPTCHSLRGIHLGDRPLTLLRQVKGLELVPLPGAEECCGFGGTFALKNADASAAMCADKVRAVLDTGAEVLCAADNSCLMHIGGMLGRQKSGVRVTHLAEILCSTETAGVR; encoded by the coding sequence GTGCGGGTAGCCCTGTTCGTCACCTGCGTCAACGACACGCTCTTCCCGGACACCGGGCGTGCGGTCGTGCGCCTGCTGCGCCGCCTCGGCGTCGAGGTGGACTTCCCCCGCGCCCAGACCTGCTGCGGCCAGATGCACGCCAACACCGGCTATCGGGACGAGGCCGTACGGCTGGCCCGGCGCAGCGTGGCGGCGCTGCGCGGCTACGACGCGGTCGTCGTCCCCTCGGGTTCGTGCGCGGCCATGATCCGCGAGCAGTACCCCAAACTGGCCGGGTCGTCCGGGCCCTTCGCCGACGCGGTGGCGCAGGTCGTGCCGAAGACCTACGAGCTGACCGAGTTCCTGATCGACGTGCTGGGGACGACCGACGTGGGGGCCTACTTCCCCCACCGGGTCACCTACCACCCGACGTGCCACTCCCTGCGCGGCATCCACCTGGGCGACCGCCCGCTGACGCTGTTGCGCCAGGTCAAGGGGCTCGAACTGGTGCCGCTGCCGGGCGCGGAGGAGTGCTGCGGCTTCGGCGGCACCTTCGCGCTGAAGAACGCCGACGCGTCGGCGGCGATGTGCGCCGACAAGGTGCGCGCCGTCCTCGACACCGGCGCCGAGGTGCTGTGCGCGGCCGACAACTCCTGCCTCATGCACATCGGCGGCATGCTCGGCCGCCAGAAGTCCGGCGTGCGGGTGACGCACCTGGCCGAGATCCTCTGCTCGACCGAGACGGCGGGGGTGCGATGA
- a CDS encoding LLM class F420-dependent oxidoreductase has translation MADDLRLGLNLGYWQRNADDATEVVLTAERLGYESVWTAEAYGSDAFTPLAWYGARTSRIKLGTSVAQLSARPPVTTAMTAMTLDHLTGGRLVLGVGASGPQVVEGWYGQPFAAPLARTREYVEIMRKVWRREEPVTSPGPHYPLPLPGGLGKPLKLITHPLRPEIPVYLGAEGPKNVALAAEIGQGWLPLFAFPEKIEAMYGDALSGAKPGFDIAAMVMVVVTGDLRAALDGVKMMLTLYIGGMGAKTRNFHADIIGRMGYAEQARRIQELYLAGRRDEAFAAIPDELADGIALLGPLGRIRERLELWRRSPVTTLLVMGPRDEPTLRAVRDLVFG, from the coding sequence GTGGCCGATGATCTGAGACTCGGGCTGAACCTCGGGTATTGGCAGCGGAACGCCGACGACGCGACCGAGGTGGTGCTGACCGCCGAACGGCTGGGCTACGAGTCGGTGTGGACCGCCGAGGCGTACGGCAGCGACGCGTTCACCCCGCTGGCCTGGTATGGCGCGCGGACCAGCCGCATCAAGCTCGGCACGAGCGTCGCCCAGTTGTCCGCCCGGCCCCCGGTGACGACCGCGATGACCGCGATGACGCTCGACCACCTCACCGGCGGCCGGCTGGTGCTCGGCGTCGGCGCCTCGGGCCCGCAGGTCGTGGAGGGCTGGTATGGGCAGCCGTTCGCCGCGCCGCTCGCCCGCACCCGCGAGTACGTCGAGATCATGCGGAAGGTCTGGCGGCGGGAGGAGCCGGTGACCAGCCCGGGCCCGCACTATCCGCTGCCGCTGCCCGGCGGCCTCGGCAAGCCGCTCAAGCTGATCACCCACCCGCTGCGGCCCGAGATCCCCGTCTACCTGGGCGCGGAGGGCCCGAAGAACGTCGCGCTCGCCGCCGAGATCGGGCAGGGCTGGCTGCCGCTGTTCGCCTTCCCCGAGAAGATCGAGGCGATGTACGGCGACGCCCTGTCCGGCGCGAAACCGGGGTTCGACATCGCCGCCATGGTCATGGTGGTCGTCACCGGCGACCTGAGGGCCGCGCTCGACGGCGTGAAGATGATGCTGACGCTCTACATCGGCGGCATGGGGGCCAAGACCCGCAACTTCCACGCCGACATCATCGGCCGCATGGGCTACGCGGAGCAGGCCCGCCGCATCCAGGAGCTGTACCTGGCCGGCCGCCGTGACGAGGCGTTCGCGGCCATCCCCGACGAACTGGCCGACGGCATCGCGCTCCTCGGGCCGCTCGGCCGCATCCGGGAGCGGCTGGAACTGTGGCGTCGCAGCCCGGTCACCACGCTGCTCGTCATGGGCCCCCGTGACGAGCCCACGCTCAGAGCCGTACGGGATCTGGTGTTCGGGTGA
- a CDS encoding DUF2795 domain-containing protein — protein MSIQRGSDKHGRRLDEEQKHETQGLVQGAGPTRVEEWREPEPTQQPEDDMSPPRRHPPGHEPGTPLGITPADVERRSHLATWLSDAGFPADPARLIAHARRKNAPDAVIEAVRRLPEMTFHNIAEVAKALGLGVERQRW, from the coding sequence ATGAGTATCCAGCGCGGCAGCGACAAACACGGCCGCCGGCTCGACGAGGAGCAGAAGCACGAGACGCAAGGCCTCGTGCAGGGCGCCGGACCCACCCGCGTCGAGGAGTGGCGCGAGCCCGAGCCGACGCAGCAGCCCGAGGACGACATGTCGCCGCCCCGCCGGCACCCGCCCGGGCACGAGCCCGGGACGCCGCTCGGCATCACCCCAGCCGACGTGGAACGCCGCAGTCACCTCGCCACCTGGCTCAGCGACGCCGGGTTCCCCGCCGACCCGGCCAGGCTGATCGCCCACGCCCGGCGCAAGAACGCTCCCGACGCCGTGATCGAGGCCGTACGGCGGCTGCCCGAAATGACGTTCCACAACATCGCGGAGGTCGCGAAGGCCCTTGGACTCGGAGTCGAACGCCAGCGCTGGTAG
- a CDS encoding LutC/YkgG family protein, with amino-acid sequence MSSRDLILGRVRRALAGVPDVEITRAYRGPSDEPGDIRLFEERVRDYRAVVHLVDEPGVAERVARSLADRGARRVVVPAGFPAPWLAAADAEAVADDPPLSAAELDAVDGVLTTCAVAIAETGTIVLDAGPGQGRRALTLVPDYHLCVVRAAEIVANVPDAVARLTPTRPLTWISGPSATSDIELNRVEGVHGPRTLEVLIVT; translated from the coding sequence ATGAGCTCCCGCGACCTGATCCTCGGCCGGGTCCGCCGCGCCCTGGCGGGCGTGCCCGACGTCGAGATCACCCGCGCCTACCGCGGGCCGTCGGACGAGCCGGGTGACATCCGCCTGTTCGAGGAGCGCGTCCGCGACTACCGCGCCGTGGTCCACCTCGTGGACGAGCCGGGCGTGGCGGAACGCGTCGCGCGGTCTCTCGCCGATCGCGGGGCGCGGCGGGTGGTCGTGCCCGCCGGGTTCCCCGCGCCGTGGCTCGCCGCCGCGGACGCGGAGGCGGTCGCCGACGACCCGCCGCTGAGCGCCGCCGAGCTCGACGCCGTGGACGGCGTGCTCACCACCTGCGCGGTCGCGATCGCGGAGACCGGCACGATCGTCCTCGACGCCGGGCCGGGCCAGGGCCGGCGGGCGCTCACGCTGGTGCCCGACTATCACCTGTGCGTGGTGCGGGCCGCAGAGATCGTCGCCAACGTGCCGGACGCCGTCGCCCGGCTCACCCCCACTCGGCCCCTGACCTGGATCAGCGGCCCCTCGGCGACCAGCGACATCGAGCTGAACCGGGTCGAGGGCGTGCACGGCCCCCGCACGCTCGAAGTGCTGATCGTGACCTGA
- a CDS encoding GNAT family N-acetyltransferase yields the protein MFDERLTINTERLILRPFGPGDAGQVRAIIEDGAHTTALPPGAPGHASGIAQWLSYGVHELWRSGQGIHLAMHARHGVVGSITVFKAQWGMGTAEVGYGVHPGYRRRGYATEALRGLVGRLLGEGPLRRIELRANADNLASIRVAEKAGFIREGLLRGAGFEDDGPHDLVVFGRLRGDERSVPRRRIESERLVLRPFARQDAFDVVDAVKGDPEIARWMPWAEGYTLERALEWCTRLAHANGPGYGGNFAIQPKDGERLAGAIGVQREDHERGDAELGYWIAPWARRRGYAVEATRLATAYLFDLGFHRVHLLVATGNRASQGVARKAGFIEEGIMRRALPVPGGWADAVLFGMLNGEISWQ from the coding sequence TTGTTCGACGAGCGGCTGACGATCAACACGGAACGGCTGATCCTGCGGCCGTTCGGTCCCGGGGACGCGGGCCAGGTGCGGGCCATCATCGAGGACGGCGCGCACACCACCGCGCTGCCCCCGGGCGCACCCGGGCACGCGTCCGGCATCGCGCAGTGGCTGTCGTACGGCGTGCACGAGCTGTGGCGCTCGGGCCAGGGCATCCACCTCGCGATGCACGCGCGGCACGGCGTGGTCGGGTCGATCACGGTCTTCAAGGCCCAGTGGGGCATGGGCACCGCCGAGGTGGGATACGGCGTGCATCCCGGCTACCGCCGCCGGGGATACGCGACCGAGGCGCTCCGCGGTCTCGTCGGCCGCCTGCTCGGGGAGGGTCCGCTGCGGCGGATCGAACTGCGGGCCAACGCCGACAACCTCGCGTCGATCAGGGTCGCGGAGAAGGCCGGCTTCATCCGTGAGGGACTGCTCCGCGGCGCGGGATTCGAGGACGACGGCCCGCACGACCTGGTGGTCTTCGGCAGGCTGCGCGGCGACGAGCGGTCGGTCCCGCGCCGCAGGATCGAGAGCGAGCGGCTGGTCCTGCGGCCGTTCGCCCGGCAGGACGCCTTCGACGTGGTCGACGCGGTCAAGGGCGACCCCGAGATCGCCCGATGGATGCCGTGGGCCGAGGGTTACACGCTGGAGCGGGCGCTGGAGTGGTGCACCCGGCTCGCGCACGCGAACGGCCCCGGCTATGGTGGCAACTTCGCGATCCAGCCGAAGGACGGGGAACGGCTCGCCGGAGCCATCGGCGTGCAACGTGAGGACCATGAACGCGGGGACGCCGAGCTCGGCTACTGGATCGCGCCGTGGGCCCGCCGCAGGGGGTACGCGGTGGAGGCCACGCGACTGGCGACGGCCTACCTGTTCGATCTCGGCTTCCATCGGGTCCACCTGCTGGTCGCGACGGGCAACCGCGCGAGCCAGGGGGTCGCGAGGAAGGCCGGGTTCATCGAGGAGGGCATCATGCGCCGGGCGCTGCCGGTCCCCGGGGGCTGGGCCGACGCCGTCCTGTTCGGCATGCTCAACGGGGAAATTTCATGGCAATAG
- a CDS encoding FadR/GntR family transcriptional regulator, with product MTPGDRRRTDARPRAFEEVLARIEERIAADGLTVGDRLPGERQLAEQLGVGRSSVREALRVLETLGVVASQAGRGPDAGAVLTSRPGEALTDLLRLHLGLATLSMREVIDTRLMIEQWAAARAASARAASAQTAPAQTASVQTASAQAASAQAATGRMAEAIAAMDAARDPAEFVEHDIAFHLALAEAAGNRLIMAVMRALRDALRRYAVDAVVRLGDTGGLQDDHRRIHRAIEDGDAGAAAAAVAEHLARAYPESGRDS from the coding sequence GTGACCCCCGGAGATCGCCGGCGTACGGACGCCCGCCCGCGCGCCTTCGAGGAGGTGCTCGCGCGCATCGAGGAGCGGATCGCGGCCGACGGCCTGACCGTGGGCGACCGGCTGCCGGGCGAACGGCAGCTCGCCGAGCAGCTCGGCGTGGGCCGGTCGTCGGTCAGGGAGGCGCTGCGCGTGCTGGAGACCCTCGGGGTGGTCGCGTCGCAGGCCGGCCGGGGCCCGGACGCCGGGGCGGTGCTCACCTCCCGCCCGGGAGAGGCGCTCACCGACCTGCTCCGGCTGCATCTCGGCCTCGCCACGCTCTCGATGCGCGAGGTGATCGACACCCGGCTGATGATCGAGCAGTGGGCCGCGGCCCGCGCGGCTTCGGCCCGCGCGGCTTCGGCACAGACGGCTCCCGCACAGACGGCTTCCGTGCAGACGGCTTCCGCGCAGGCGGCTTCTGCTCAGGCGGCGACCGGACGGATGGCGGAGGCGATCGCGGCCATGGACGCCGCCCGCGACCCCGCCGAGTTCGTGGAGCACGACATCGCGTTCCACCTCGCCCTCGCGGAGGCGGCGGGCAACCGGCTGATCATGGCGGTCATGCGCGCGCTGCGCGACGCCCTGCGCCGCTACGCCGTGGACGCGGTCGTACGGCTCGGCGACACCGGCGGCCTGCAGGACGACCACCGGCGCATCCATCGGGCGATCGAGGACGGCGACGCCGGGGCCGCCGCGGCCGCCGTCGCCGAGCACCTCGCCCGCGCCTATCCGGAGTCTGGCCGGGATTCATAG
- a CDS encoding glutamine amidotransferase-related protein, whose amino-acid sequence MRPRIALVGDRSPTVRSHTRIPLILDALREREGLDLDAYWIRTDEVADLGGFDGVWILPGSPYRSEQGAITAARTARENAIPLLGTCAGFQHALLEYARHVCGLSVSHAENDPAAPDPLIRQLACSLAGHEAAVRLVPGSLAERIVGADRTVERYFCSYGPDPAHLATLEAHGLRFTGHDDEGEVRVAELPGHPFYLVTLFQPELAERQPHPLVRAFAAAAAARAALTRTPDPVRL is encoded by the coding sequence CCCACACCCGCATCCCGCTCATCCTCGACGCGCTACGCGAGCGTGAAGGGCTGGACCTCGACGCCTACTGGATCAGGACCGACGAGGTCGCGGATCTCGGCGGGTTCGACGGCGTCTGGATCCTGCCCGGCAGCCCCTACCGCAGCGAGCAGGGCGCGATCACGGCCGCGCGGACCGCCAGGGAGAACGCGATCCCGCTGCTCGGCACCTGCGCCGGTTTCCAGCACGCGCTGCTGGAGTATGCCCGCCACGTGTGCGGGCTGAGCGTGAGCCACGCGGAGAACGACCCGGCCGCCCCCGACCCGCTGATCAGGCAGCTCGCCTGCTCCCTCGCCGGTCACGAGGCGGCGGTCCGGCTCGTCCCCGGCTCGCTCGCCGAGCGGATCGTCGGCGCCGACCGGACCGTGGAGCGCTACTTCTGCTCCTACGGGCCCGATCCCGCCCATCTGGCGACGCTGGAGGCGCACGGCCTGCGCTTCACCGGGCACGACGACGAGGGCGAGGTGCGGGTCGCGGAGCTGCCCGGCCACCCTTTCTATCTCGTCACGCTGTTCCAGCCCGAGCTGGCCGAACGGCAGCCGCACCCGCTGGTGCGGGCCTTCGCCGCCGCTGCCGCCGCCCGGGCCGCGCTCACCCGAACACCAGATCCCGTACGGCTCTGA